The Erigeron canadensis isolate Cc75 chromosome 1, C_canadensis_v1, whole genome shotgun sequence genome segment aaatcaaatacttaaaagagCCTACTTGAAATGTAAGTGATCACATAGTcgtttataaagcattttgcgcCTCATTTAAGCTTTTACATTTGGCCGCCACCACCATGCCACTGCCACGACCACCAACCCCGCCACTACCACCAGTGCCACATTACGCGGATACCCCTCTAGTTTAGTAAAATAGTTGTTGACCGTAGGGAGCTTGACCTGGCCACTGGTAGTTACTGGAATGCTAAACTCACCAATGACGGGGAGATCAACAACAAGATTGACTTGAAGCTCGTAATCGATGTCCCAATCTGTAACAATGTCCTTTAGCAAGCTTATTAAAACACTATGTGGTACGTTAATCTCGACATCTAGCATTGTGTCACCATTTCCTTTTAGTGAACCCGGATCAGGGATCGCGCCTGTCACAATCACACTAGTATAGATTCCAGCCAACTCAAAGTTAGTCCAGAAAGCACAGAGCGAGCCTCAATGTATATGCAAATGTATAACTACAGATTTATGTTGGTGTTTTGACATGAAAACACTATTGtactatttcttttaaaaataatgagTTTCCCTAGTTTAGAATACAcgacagaaaaaaaaaattatatagacTATAGAGggtaagttattttgagaacccctTAAAAAAGAACGCCAAAATCTCCTTCAATTCGATCtcattcatttatatatgtgaAAGTTACAGGGTGAAATTTTTGTAATGcgtaaaatttttaataaaaaatataaatttgaatcAAATATACTGATTTACATATgtgtaaaagtaaataaaaggaGTCACTAATTGTATGAGTCTaacataattttttgttttatccaAATAGATAAttaacatctttaaaaaaaacaaaaaccaaactacacaaaaaaaaaataattatagttCCTCCTTAGTCAAATAATATCCATATTTTTTGGAGTGTAACAGAAGTGAAACATGACTACGTACTTATTCAAGATGTTGTCATAAGTTTCAACCAGTAACTAAATCAAACCTGCCAAAGCTTTTGAGAATGTAACGTATCTCGCCAATTGGAATAGGTGTGCTGTAAGGATTCGAAACATTGACCTTAGCATTGTATGTGACCGAACCAAACTTGACACGTTTCACATTGACATCAGTCACACTTGCTTCGGGCTTCTCTATGCTTGCAACTGCATCTGTAACGAATTCTTTAGCCGCGTCAATCAAAgaagccatatatatatatatatatatatatatatattgacccGAAATAGTGTGTATATATCGATTTTACAATTACATGCATATCGATTTATAGATGGTCAGATGGGGGCAATGATCCGTGGGTCTGGCCTCAAAGGATGGGGTACACATGATCCATGTGATATATACTTGTATCTTAATCTTACGGGAAATTAAATATGAATTTGAATTGTATTGATCCAAAATAAAGCTAGCTATTGATGAATTTAATAATAACCTTTACAAGCCATTTTATATCCAAGTTTACATATACGAGTACTATGTATTGACCTATTGATGAATTTAATTTTACACCTCGAATAAATGAAACTTTCATGGGCTCCAAGATAGAGCCCAATACATGGAAAAAGAAATGTCTACCCACTAAACCCAATAAATAGAATTTACAAGAAAATATGTATTCTTAAAGCAGATCAATATAACAGAAAATGAAGGATATGTGATCCGCATAACTTGTGTTTacacaaattttagtttttatcgAGAGACCATTCAGCGAGCTTGGATTTCATTCTTACAGAAACACAACTTGTGTATCTTGCATCATAGGCGTAATTCGTAAACTTTCCATTGACTAACAGATCGTCCTATCACTTAGATACTCAACAATCTTAATTACACAAAGAATGTTGAATCGTAGATACTCATCCCTGATGGGATTCTCATTACTCAGCTGCTCATCTTATTCTTGAATTTCTCTTCCAACAACCTTATCATCCTATAGAGTTATTACtatgttatttgttttgataatCTCCTTGGGTTATCTATAGACGTCATCATCATAAACACAAATATAACATATCGTAAAAATACGTAGTtcatattataaaaatgtatttgtCTACTTTTTCTAGTTTAAACAATGTAAACGACAGCCAAACTTACTATCGACTCATTATATTTTGTACTAAAATTTCTTATAATTTAAAATCTTTCAAGAGAAACAAACTAAAACTCGAGAGGTCTAAAGTTTGAATCCTACCCTCGGATAATTCAAGATCTTAACAGAAACAAACTACAATTCAAGCGGTCTTGAGTTTTAATCTTACACAAGGCATTATCCTGAGGGCGGCCATGGAAATGAGGGTGGCCATGAAAGTGACTGGAATTGGTTAAGAGCAAAGCTTTGTTAGACTGCTACAATTAGCCAAAATTTGGGTCACATTTGCAGGATAACCTTTTACCAAGGGGGaaccttataaaaattatataaatataaaaccttaaaaaaaatttgtatcacTACAAGACATTAATATTACGCTAACTGTATCATCTTTCAAAACATATAATTACTACTACGCTACTGTATTAACTTAGGGCCGTCTCCgaaaatgttaaaaacaaaTTGGGCCCGAGGCAAGAAGGGAAAATAGGCCCCCGataatgaataattaatatCAGATTTTACATAACATTATCTTAATAAGTTTTTATGGGTTTATGGAAAAAAATTGAGAACTTAAAACTAAAGAAGTTTAAAAAGAGGGGCTGTTGGTGTACCAAATAAACTAAAAGGTGCTGAATGAAAATTCGAATTAGGGTAATACATCCCATTTGCAGGCTTGCAGCAGCCATTATCGAGATGACTTTCTTCTTTTTGATGGATTCTTGTATCTAGTCTTGTACAACTATTTATATCCCAAATCATCTGTGAAAGTAAAAGGTATTGTTCATttgattttagtttatatatatgctttttccTATCCCTCCCCCTTTTCTATCTCGTTTCTTCTCTAATATACCATTCAACCACCACTGATGAACACTATAGCAGTCCGGCAACAACCAACATCCTCCTAAATTTTTGAGCCCCTACAGGGATTGGGCCCTCGGCTCATGCCCTTACTGCCTATGCTCACAGCCGGCCCTGTATCAACTTTCAAGACATTAATACTACGCTAACTGTATCATCTTTAAGCCAGAGCTAAAAGCTAAttacaaaagtataaaaattaggTCAAGAAAAAAGTTGTCCCAAATAGATAGCATACGACTACCAAGATCTACCATCGTTAACAAACCATCCCATAGCCCCATGTTCATTTCTGCAAATGACGTGACAGCTGAGTTGGTGTTGTATGACATGTCAAAACTGGTTGTGGCTCAGCGTCTTAAAACTTTTGCAAGACCTGTACGAGATGTGAGGAGTACACATATTTGGAACACTTGTGTACTGGGGTGTTTAAGTGGCCCAAAAACCCAAACGGGTTAGTAACCACCAGGTTGGATCAAACATGAACCGGTTAGGGTCAAAACCGGGTGTTGACCGGGTTCAGTTACGGGTTCACTTTcgggttcggttttggtttttttgtacACACCTACGTACAAGCACCACCATTTACTCTTCCTCGAAACTAATAGCCCGCTcacaaagttatatattttaaaaaattccttACATAAAAGATATTATTATACACATTCAAACTAACTATGTTTAGGCAGTCAAACCACACACTATTAATGACGATTCACAAACTCAAAATCTGTATTAAACATCGATCTTATTTAAGCATCACAGGAACCTTCATTTTTAACCAACAAGATTTTTAAGGTTCTATGCACATTTTGAATACACTTGGTAACACATATGACCAGCTTGATTAAAGGACTAAAGTGATACAGTAAAGAGATCAAACACGAAAGATTTTAAAGCTAGCTGATctaaaatgaaaactaaaatttatgaGCTTGGACCGTAAAATACGGCAAAAGTAAAACTATAACTAACCCAACTTGACCTGTTTACCTATATACGGATGAAAAATTGTTACCTCAAAATTGACCTGTCACATGTATATCACTAATATATCTAGATGTGACCAGAAAATTGACCTGTTTAcctattaatatatgtatttcagAGACATGTGACCAGAAAATTACCTTTTACCTAGATTATGAGTTTGCAAAACCCACAAAATGCTTTAAAAAAAGGCATATACAGTTGGTACCAAAACCAAACTGTGCTTAGAAGACCACAAGGAAGTGATTAAGTAGGTAttaagtcaaagtcaacatGATAAATACTAGTTATAAGCACACAAACATTGTCAACTCGACATCTTTTCCTCTTTCTTGTTTTGTCTTCCATTATGAACTTGTTGCTCCCATCATCTGTGATTCAACGACATTTAAATAGTTGGTACCAAAACTTATTGGTGACGATAAACGAGTTGGATAACGGGTTCAGGTAGAAAACGAATACTTTTAACTACGATTACAAAGCAATGTAAGACTAATGTATTCCCTTACACATTGAATTTGACTTCTTTCCTTCTAGAAAGAGAGATTTCAAGCAACACcttgttttccaaaccattttactaAACAACTAGTTCAAACCAATCCCCGAAAACGAAAACGGACTTATCTCTTAACCATATTGCATACGAATGGTCCACCGCCCGATAGTATGTAGTAGTGGGTTTTTAGGTATTTCTAGTTTATAAGTTTTAGACTCGATTTAGCTCATCACAACTTTACATGAATTGTAATAGTGCGTATTGAACTTTAATCATGTATATTGTATGCAATAAACTTTACATTGTTGCACCTTGTTGTCTCTCAACTTCATGAGATTATTTATAATCTTTTACACGAGATAAGCTCAATAAAAGATCTTATATATCCTATGAAGGATAggcaatataataatattttgcaTCTTGCTACAAATACTGATAAGAAAAACTTTATTGAGGATGAGTCTACATAGCTCTTCAAATACAACGTGAATTATTATGGTTCAAGATATCTTTCATATGTTTTCCCTCTTTCACCATGTATTTGATGTCTCTCGATAATCATCTATTCAATAATATGTGTTTCTTAAAAGTCTTAATTATATTGTTCATATGCATACTTGGATTGTACTACATTTCATTTCCAtagagtatttttttattttaaatatatctaGTTAATTACTGTTTGATACCATGTACTTTGCTATAAATCGTAGGGATTCATATTATTTGCATTTTATAATGTTCGAAATGGAGGGTGTTAATCGTATTTCATGTTGTAGGAAGTTGAGTCTATGATACCTCCTCATTACACTGAAAAAAGAAACCAAGAAAACAAAACGCCGGTGATCTATTTACTACCACAAAGTATTAGTTTTTGAAGGTAAGAAGTGGATGAAAGGAACAGCTAGTAAATGCATGCATGGTTATGGATGCACTTATCGCGACCACAGTGTTTGAAGTCGTTTATACAATTCCTGGTGGATATGACCAAAGGTAGTGATTTTCCTAAATTTCGTGATAACGCACCCTTCATAGTGTTTGTTGTGGTGGATGCTCTTAATCTTGTATTCCACTTCAATGCTCATGTTTTTGCCAATTCTCACTTCTCGTTACGCTCAAGAGGATTTCATAGAGTCATCCCCTAAAAACTAATGTTAGGTCTATCTATGTTTTTCCTTTCCATAGTAACCATGATGATTGCATCTAGTCTCAATTTCTTCGTGCTATACGAGCATATGTACTATCTtattatagaaagaaaaaacgaAAGGTAGAAGATTCAAAATAATTTGTGCTTTTGATTTAAGGATATGAAAAGATTGTCTAGTTACATTTTGTCATAATTTTTtccttataaaaataaaatgattgaaaggaaaagaaatgattgttatttttatctattattttctctctttttatgctcttttctagttttcttgatcatttcctttttaaaatGAACCCGAGAACATAGTGTTAGGCGACAAATAGATAGTTAAAGAACGAGTGATTCAAAGTTGCTTATTTGCTTTGTTTTccattccttttcttttctcattTTGTTTGCTTTTTCGTTTGAATTTGACATAAATCATTTCCTCCATCAGTTTTCAGATATATGATTTTCGTTTATCCCTTAGTTTTTCGTGTGAAGATCTGCTAGTGTCTCACGGTTACTACCCAATTATGATTAATTGGAACACCAATACAACATGTTGTTGTGATATCACAGACTTCAAAGTGTGTGTTGTGGTGAATGTCATTCTCTTAATCTTGTCTTCCACTTCAATCCTCGTGTTCTTATCAATTCCCACTTCTCCTTACGCTCAAGAGGACTTCATAGAGTTACTCCGCATAAACTAATGCTAGGTCTATCTATATTTTTTCTCTCCATAATAACCATGATGATTGCTTTTAGTGTCAGTTTCTTTGTGTTCTACGATCATAGGTACTATCTcattatagaaagaaaaaaagaaagttagaaaatttaaaataatttgtgTTCTTGATTGAAATGCAAAGATTGTCTAGTTAtattttgtcatattttttttcttctaaaactAAAatgtttgaaaggaaaaaaaaaatgattgttaATTTTATCTATTCTTTTCTCACTTTATGCTCTAGTCTGGTTTTCTTGATCATTTCCTTTAAAATAAACCCAAGAACATAGTATCATGCAACAAATAGATAGTTAAAGAACGAGTGATTGTTGTTTATTtgctttccttttattttttcattttctttgctTTTTCGTTTAATTTTGATACAAATCCTTTCCTCCATCAGTTTTCTGATACATGATTTTCGTTTATCTCTTATTTTTCGTTTGAAGTTGTGTTAGTGTCTTAAGGTTACTAcccaaattataattaattggaACACTAATACAACAATCATGTTGTGATATCACAGCCTTCATAGTGTTTGTTGTGCTGGATGTCATTTTCCTAATGTTGCCCTCCACTTCAAACCTCGTGTTCTTATCAATTCTTACTTCTAGTACGCTCAAGAGGATTTCATAGAGTCACTCACCAAAAACCAATGCTAGGTCTAtctatcttttttctttccaaagTAACCATGATGATTGCTTTTAGGGCTGCTCATATCTCGCTCCGAACCGACTTTGAACCAAAACCGAATAGAAACGAGGTCATCGGTCTGATCCACGGTTCTTTATTTTCATGTTATTCGGTTCTCGGTCCGGTCCATGTTTAACCCGAGAAGTGATATTAGGATGTTAGTCATTTTACTAACTAAGTTTGCATGCTCAAGTAGTATGTGTGTTTGACATTAATTTGTCCATGATAAGTTGATAAGTTAAACATTTCGTTCATTTTACATTCATTATTAGTATACTGTTGCGCAATATGTATTTCTTGTATGTGTTGTCTTTTGCTCCACATATAtagtttaagtttatatatttgtttcttttGCAGTTTCCTAAGAATTACTcagttctttttctttattagtAGTATACTAATATACTGTGCATTATACATCATTCATTTATTTACCCCAGGTGTTGCCATTACTTCGTTGCATCATATGAAAAGGCAACTTGAGCATTTAGTTGCGTACATTCATTTAGTATACTAAATTACTAATCGTGCAACATAAGAGAAAATGATGAAATGAAAagatatttactttattatttCGTTGCATCATATGAAAAGTCTAGTGAACAATAATAGCAAAAGTCGAAAGGTAAACTTATATAGTAAATTAGTTATTCTATCTAGTTGTTGTTAATGTTGTACGTGTAGTAGTTAAAACCAGGTTGCTTTTGTTTGGATTCTAGAACAGCTCATTAGATAATGGTTCTCCACATTCATTTCATACTAAGGGTGCTTGGTTCACAAAGTGGAATGGGTAAGGTAAATGTAAAAGGAAAAGGTAAAGAATGATTACTTTACCTCTCAATTCATTGGGTAATGCTCACTTCTAAATGTtgattattttttcttattacaACCAAACATCTATAATCAATTTTTTTGCCATTTCTTCCCACCCAAAAAAACCACTTACGTGGCTCCCCATAAATATTTGTGCGACATTGTCAAAACATGTGAAAGTACTTCCTTTTGCATAAAAGATTTACAATTTGGTTTAGTTTGTTTGAATAATTAATTGGAGTTttgaacatttatttttttaaatagtctATTGGTATCGACATTAAATGACACCTCATTATATAACAATGAAGTCATACACATATTCTAAACCACGAGATATAGAACATTGGTTGTTAAAGTTGATTTTAAGGAAAAAATTCAAAGACACGTCACTCTAGAAAGTTAAAACCGTAACCTAGGGTAAAACCAGAAATGACTCCAGCGAGGAGTTTAGACCTTCTAAAAAGCAAAAACTTCGATAGAGGTATCATGTCATTATTCCTCCTTCAAAACAATTTTCACTCAAAGAGTCAATCTATAATGTAACCATATTCACAAGATATACGAAAACTAACCGAGCCtaacaaatttaaatttttacagTTAGGAAAGACCGAACCCAAAATcatgaatatataaaataataaatcgTCCTCCAAGACATATATGAACCTATTTAAGTTATGTTACTAGAATGATAATCTTAAGAACTAATAATAAGATGTCTAAAAGTAAATgtattttaaatcaaatatcaccattgaattttatgataaaaatataactatctaccaataactataaaacaaccccttaaatttttttaaaaaaagtcacAACCCTTGGATGAGAaagaactattaattctaacattTAGATTATTTTGTTAACATCACTATCCTtttttagattactaattaaaatactaaatgATACTAAATACttaatactcgtattaaataCTAATAGCTACTGATCAAATGATCCTTC includes the following:
- the LOC122593577 gene encoding desiccation protectant protein Lea14 homolog, whose amino-acid sequence is MASLIDAAKEFVTDAVASIEKPEASVTDVNVKRVKFGSVTYNAKVNVSNPYSTPIPIGEIRYILKSFGSVIVTGAIPDPGSLKGNGDTMLDVEINVPHSVLISLLKDIVTDWDIDYELQVNLVVDLPVIGEFSIPVTTSGQVKLPTVNNYFTKLEGYPRNVALVVVAGLVVVAVAWWWRPNVKA